Proteins co-encoded in one Gossypium arboreum isolate Shixiya-1 chromosome 11, ASM2569848v2, whole genome shotgun sequence genomic window:
- the LOC108473092 gene encoding uncharacterized protein LOC108473092: protein MSGIVEKLKDMMGDEDEEDKKDKKDKKDKDHKKGKDHKDDKDEGMMDKIKDMITGDKDDDKHKKDDHKHKDSKDHKDEGMMDKIKDMITGDKDDDKHKKDDHKHKERKEHKDEGMLDKIKDKIHGDDDRGRDRRRDNSRGRDSSRDREHHRDRDRDSDRESDRDSDGGSDDEKKKKKKKGKKKKHDGSGSDDDH from the coding sequence atgtcggGAATAGTGGAAAAGCTGAAGGACATGATGGGTGACGAGGACGAGGAGGACAAGAAGGACAAAAAGGACAAGAAAGACAAAGATCACAAGAAAGGCAAAGATCATAAAGATGACAAAGATGAAGGGATGATGGATAAAATCAAGGACATGATCACGGGTGATAAAGATGACGATAAGCATAAGAAAGATGACCATAAGCACAAGGACAGCAAAGACCACAAGGATGAAGGGATGATGGATAAAATCAAGGACATGATCACTGGTGATAAAGATGACGATAAGCACAAGAAAGATGACCATAAGCACAAGGAACGCAAAGAACACAAGGATGAAGGGATGCTAGATAAGATTAAAGACAAGATCCACGGGGATGACGATCGTGGCCGCGACCGTCGTCGCGATAATAGCCGTGGTCGCGATAGCAGTCGTGATCGTGAGCACCATCGTGATCGGGACCGTGATAGTGATCGTGAAAGCGACCGTGATAGCGATGGTGGTAGTGATGacgagaagaagaaaaagaagaagaaaggaaaaaagaAGAAACACGATGGCAGCGGTAGTGATGATGATCATTAG
- the LOC108473032 gene encoding protein VAPYRIN-like produces MDRLIRLEPSNLVAIRIEPGQKCYGELTLRNVMYTMPVAIRMLPVNKGRYTVKPQSGIIVPLGTLTVEIVYHLPPGSLLPDSFPYSDGSFHLHSVVVPGAAIKDSVSSFDMVPNDWFTTKKKQVFIDSGIKIMFVGSPVLVQLVMDGSMERIREVLELSDPTWKLVDSVDSRGQTLLHIAITQRRPDIVRLLLEFEPDVEFRCQSDSTPLGAAASCGEELIVELLLAHNASTERCESSRWGPVLLAADGGHVEVLRLLLLKGANIDSLTNDGNSALHLAVKAGRKDCVRLLLANGSKPDVRNTRNGDTPLHIAARLGDEQTVKLLLQKGAYKDNRNKAGKAAYDVAAEHGHTCLFDALKLGDSLCLAARKGEARTIQRLIKNSAAINGMDQHGWTALHRAAFKGRTDAVRMLIDKGIDIDSKDEDGYTALHCAVESGHAEGVELLVKKGADVEARTNKGVTALQIADSLQYAGISKILIHGGNGKLGKEIETKAGTMKRRLSKPRALPGSFDRSLPLVVI; encoded by the coding sequence atggatAGGCTTATTCGTTTGGAACCATCAAACCTTGTTGCTATTAGGATTGAGCCAGGGCAGAAATGCTATGGAGAGCTTACTTTGCGCAATGTTATGTACACCATGCCGGTTGCAATCCGGATGCTGCCGGTTAACAAGGGCCGATACACTGTCAAACCTCAGTCCGGAATCATAGTGCCACTTGGGACACTAACTGTGGAGATTGTGTATCATCTCCCTCCTGGTTCACTTCTTCCGGACTCGTTTCCTTACAGTGATGGTTCTTTCCATCTGCATAGTGTCGTGGTTCCCGGTGCGGCGATCAAAGATTCGGTATCGAGCTTCGATATGGTTCCAAATGACTGGTTCACTACAAAGAAGAAACAGGTGTTTATTGATAGTGGTATCAAAATCATGTTTGTTGGTTCACCTGTTTTGGTTCAACTTGTGATGGATGGTTCAATGGAAAGAATCAGAGAGGTATTGGAGCTTAGTGATCCCACTTGGAAACTAGTTGATTCAGTTGATTCACGTGGACAAACATTGCTTCATATTGCTATAACTCAACGTAGACCTGATATTGTCCGATTGCTGCTTGAATTTGAGCCGGATGTTGAGTTCCGATGCCAGTCAGACTCTACCCCGCTCGGGGCTGCTGCAAGCTGTGGTGAAGAATTGATTGTTGAACTTCTGTTGGCACATAACGCTAGCACAGAGCGATGCGAGTCCTCTCGTTGGGGTCCTGTTCTCCTCGCTGCGGATGGTGGCCATGTAGAGGTTCTTAGACTTCTTCTGCTCAAAGGGGCTAATATTGATTCCCTCACAAACGATGGCAACTCTGCCTTACACCTTGCCGTCAAGGCAGGAAGAAAAGATTGTGTCCGCCTACTATTAGCTAATGGTTCCAAACCTGATGTACGCAATACAAGAAATGGCGATACACCATTGCATATCGCTGCACGACTAGGAGATGAGCAGACGGTGAAACTTTTACTTCAAAAGGGGGCGTATAAAGATAACCGAAACAAAGCAGGAAAAGCCGCCTACGATGTTGCAGCTGAGCATGGTCACACATGCCTTTTCGATGCACTCAAGCTCGGTGACAGCTTATGTTTAGCTGCTCGAAAAGGTGAAGCGAGAACCATCCAGAGGCTGATAAAAAACAGTGCGGCGATCAACGGAATGGATCAACATGGATGGACGGCTTTACATAGAGCCGCATTCAAAGGAAGAACAGATGCTGTAAGGATGCTGATTGATAAGGGCATCGATATTGATTCCAAAGACGAAGACGGATACACGGCTTTGCATTGCGCGGTGGAATCGGGCCATGCCGAAGGGGTGGAATTGTTGGTGAAGAAAGGAGCGGATGTGGAAGCAAGGACTAATAAAGGTGTCACAGCGCTGCAAATTGCAGATTCATTGCAGTATGCAGGCATTAGCAAGATACTGATCCATGGTGGAAACGGAAAATTGGGGAAAGAGATTGAAACAAAGGCAGGAACGATGAAGAGGAGACTCTCAAAACCAAGAGCCCTGCCGGGTAGCTTCGACAGATCACTACCATTGGTAGTAATTTAA